Proteins encoded by one window of Culicoides brevitarsis isolate CSIRO-B50_1 chromosome 2, AGI_CSIRO_Cbre_v1, whole genome shotgun sequence:
- the LOC134829930 gene encoding serine/threonine-protein kinase 4-like translates to MAAIDWNRECQILKKIGEGTFASVYICRRKTTGEKVVMKSIGISDCSFLLSTVQREYAIFSQVRHSRLIECFGFYQCLKNWNFILEYAPGGTLGHKIDTLHRSPNGMMSQNDILDIFTDILVGVKYLHFRSIIHRDLKPDNILFDQFGRAKIVDFGISKIYETLNNSNPESHEMTKIGTPFYMAPEILNHETYDFKCDVWSLGIIFFEMCELRHPFGEKGTLDCFDLTLPFKVPVINTKKRRLHPAMNKICEMMIVREPEKRVDLHQIVNHHLIRNKFCTVFFEK, encoded by the exons ATGGCAGCAATTGACTGGAATCGTGAATGTCagatactcaaaaaaatagGCGAAGGCACCTTTGCATCTGTTTATATTTGTCGTCGGAAGACTACCGGTGAAAAAGTTGTGATGAAATCCATTGGCATTAGTGACTGTTCGTTTTTGTTATCAACT gttCAACGTGAATATGCAATTTTCTCTCAAGTCCGTCATTCTCGCTTAATTGAGTGTTTCGGCTTCTACCAATGcttgaaaaattggaattttattcTCGAATACGCCCCCGGTGGGACTTTGGGCCACAAAATCGACACGTTACATCGTTCGCCCAACGGCATGATGTCCCAAAATGATATTCTGGATATTTTCACAGACATTCTCGTTGGCGTCAAATACTTGCATTTTCGTTCGATAATTCATCGTGATCTCAAGCCCGACAACATTCTCTTCGATCAATTTGGACGTGCGAAAATTGTCGACTTTGGCATTTCCAAGATTTACGAGACCCTGAACAACAGCAACCCCGAATCGCATGAAATGACGAAAATCGGGACGCCGTTCTACATGGCGCCGGAAATATTGAATCATGAAACTTACGATTTTAAGTGCGATGTTTGGTCCTTGGGCATCATTTTCTTCGAGATGTGTGAGTTGAGACATCCATTTGGTGAAAAAGGGACCTTGGACTGTTTCGATTTAACGTTGCCTTTTAAAGTTCCTGTTATCAATACGAAAAAGCGCCGCCTGCATCCAGCCATGAACAAAATTTGCGAAATGATGATCGTACGTGAGCCCGAAAAACGTGTCGATTTGCATCAAATTGTCAATCACCACTTGATTCGGAACAAATTTTGCACGGTCTTCtttgaaaagtga